The following are from one region of the Leptospira neocaledonica genome:
- a CDS encoding PAS domain S-box protein, translating to MEERLGQEKIKLDQNQDLYQILIETSRELICLHDPEGIYLYVNPIIETLTGFKPKELLGRNPYDFIHPDDRDRILVDSHNPAKEGRPTVATQYRFLKKDGDYIWFETLTQPITNKEGKVTYLNTTSRDVTDQVRLTESLQQEKKFSSIMAELAKVGAWESNIETGSLYWSSEIFRILERDPSLGIDRDTVYHKYSYPEDLEKLREYNLRVYQKGETYSVEHRMITETGRVIWVRTQGKPAYSDGRIVGVYGAMQDITLSKLVEEEIRLSEKKFSEAFHSSGNGIILLDKNGHFLELNQSFAKMIGYEPDELLFKSFQDVTYPEDLNVGAEAFRKIIDGERDSAQFAKRYIHKKGHIVWVFITGVAVRKDSGELMFIVSQIQDISRKRILENILREKNARLRSVGNHLKERISQLEEFNQIVSHNMRSPIGNISTLVKFLEEAETEEEKVEYMDYLKTTSDQLLTTLNEIVEVIKIRQSPKVVSEEISFESVFSRVKAMFLGQILECEAEIITDFSESPSIVYPPVYLESIFLNLLSNSLKYRCESPHPVIRFKTFWSHGNHILEAQDNGLGIDLNKHGDQIFKLHKRFHRNTDGRGLGLFMTKNQIESLGGEIHVESSPGQGTKFIIHLSKANEFTI from the coding sequence ATGGAAGAAAGACTGGGTCAGGAAAAAATCAAATTGGATCAAAACCAAGATTTGTACCAGATCTTAATCGAAACCAGTCGGGAACTGATTTGTCTGCATGATCCGGAAGGGATCTATCTTTATGTAAATCCTATCATCGAGACTCTAACCGGTTTTAAACCGAAGGAATTATTGGGTCGTAATCCGTACGATTTTATCCATCCCGATGACAGAGACCGTATTCTTGTAGATTCTCATAATCCTGCAAAAGAAGGAAGACCTACAGTCGCAACACAGTATCGCTTTTTAAAGAAGGATGGAGACTATATTTGGTTCGAAACCTTGACTCAACCTATTACAAATAAAGAAGGTAAGGTCACTTATTTAAATACAACTTCTAGAGATGTTACCGACCAAGTGCGACTAACGGAGAGTTTGCAGCAGGAAAAAAAATTTTCCTCTATCATGGCTGAGCTCGCAAAAGTAGGAGCTTGGGAATCCAATATTGAGACCGGCAGTTTGTATTGGTCTTCTGAAATTTTCAGGATCCTGGAAAGAGATCCTTCTCTAGGAATAGATAGAGATACTGTATATCATAAATATTCTTACCCGGAAGACTTAGAAAAATTAAGAGAGTATAATTTAAGAGTCTATCAAAAAGGTGAGACTTACTCTGTGGAACATAGGATGATCACAGAAACAGGAAGAGTGATTTGGGTGCGCACCCAAGGTAAACCTGCTTATTCTGATGGAAGGATCGTTGGAGTATACGGCGCGATGCAGGATATTACTCTTTCTAAATTGGTGGAAGAAGAGATTCGTTTAAGTGAGAAAAAATTTTCCGAAGCATTCCATAGTTCTGGTAACGGAATTATTCTGTTAGATAAAAACGGACACTTTTTGGAACTGAACCAGTCCTTTGCTAAGATGATAGGATATGAACCTGACGAACTTCTTTTCAAATCTTTCCAAGACGTTACTTATCCTGAAGATCTAAACGTAGGCGCGGAAGCCTTTCGTAAAATAATCGACGGAGAACGAGATAGCGCTCAATTCGCAAAGAGATATATCCACAAAAAAGGGCATATAGTCTGGGTGTTTATCACTGGGGTCGCAGTCAGAAAAGACTCAGGTGAACTGATGTTTATTGTTTCTCAGATCCAGGATATTTCCCGTAAAAGGATCTTAGAAAATATTCTGAGAGAAAAAAATGCAAGACTCAGATCGGTCGGTAATCACTTAAAGGAAAGGATCTCTCAATTAGAAGAATTCAACCAGATTGTGTCCCATAATATGAGATCCCCGATCGGGAATATCTCTACGCTTGTAAAGTTTTTAGAAGAGGCGGAAACGGAAGAAGAGAAGGTCGAATATATGGACTATCTCAAGACCACCTCTGACCAATTACTTACTACATTAAACGAAATCGTAGAAGTTATTAAAATACGGCAAAGCCCGAAGGTTGTCTCCGAAGAAATCTCGTTTGAGTCCGTATTTTCCAGAGTAAAGGCCATGTTTTTAGGCCAAATATTAGAATGTGAGGCTGAAATCATCACGGATTTTTCGGAATCTCCTTCTATCGTCTACCCTCCGGTCTATCTGGAGAGTATATTCTTAAACTTACTTTCCAATTCTTTGAAATATAGATGTGAATCCCCTCATCCAGTGATCCGGTTTAAGACATTTTGGTCTCACGGAAATCATATATTAGAAGCGCAGGATAACGGTTTAGGAATTGACTTAAATAAACATGGGGACCAGATTTTTAAATTACACAAAAGATTTCACCGAAACACGGACGGAAGAGGTTTGGGTTTGTTTATGACCAAAAACCAGATCGAGTCCCTGGGTGGAGAAATCCATGTGGAAAGTAGTCCTGGACAAGGCACGAAATTTATAATTCATCTTTCTAAAGCAAATGAATTCACTATCTAA
- a CDS encoding response regulator codes for MNSLSKKQKLLLVDDDAIFVEIAKRTIEKTGAVESLKVFPDGEGAISFLKEHQSEPDIIPDFIFLDINMPFMDGWQFLDEYANFVNSLSKKPEIYMVSSSVDDSDLRRAKEIPLVKDYIIKPVSLDSFKKILTNQF; via the coding sequence ATGAATTCACTATCTAAAAAACAGAAACTTTTACTCGTAGATGACGATGCGATTTTCGTAGAGATTGCTAAAAGAACCATTGAAAAAACGGGTGCTGTTGAAAGTTTAAAAGTATTTCCGGACGGAGAAGGTGCTATCAGCTTTTTGAAAGAACATCAAAGCGAGCCGGATATCATTCCCGATTTTATATTTTTAGATATTAATATGCCTTTTATGGATGGTTGGCAATTTCTGGATGAGTATGCAAATTTTGTAAACTCTCTCAGTAAAAAACCTGAAATCTATATGGTCAGCTCTTCCGTAGATGATTCGGATCTAAGAAGAGCTAAAGAAATCCCATTAGTAAAAGATTATATAATTAAACCAGTATCCTTGGATTCGTTTAAAAAAATCCTAACGAACCAATTTTAA
- a CDS encoding NADP-dependent isocitrate dehydrogenase, translated as MSSKKKIAVAKGDGIGPEIMDATLRILEAAGASIEPVFIDIGEQVYKKGHSAGIEPASWDILRDTKVFFKAPITTPQGGGYKSLNVTVRTTLGLFANVRPCISLYPYVDTKHPKLDVVIVRENEEDLYTGIEHKQTSDTVQCLKLISRPGSEKIIRYAFEYAKAYGRKKVTAMVKDNIMKQSDGLFHDVFKEIAKEYPDLEAASEIIDIGAAHLAERPQAYDVVVTLNLYGDIISDIVAQVAGSVGMAGSANIGEVVSMFEAIHGSAPDIAGKNIANPSGLINAAVMMLVHLGQPDIAAKIQNAWLLTIEEGIHTGDIYKAGVSRIKVGTKEFGEAVIGNLGHLPEKFKPISFGKAKAIHIPEYKRKALEKELVGVDVFLDWAPGTSEELAKKLSAVSGDLKLRMITNRGVKVYPNGAPETFLTDHWRCRFVNPETPDTESGDGFLKIQPEQIAKLLLRISEAGLDSIQTDNLYKFQGKRAFSLGGGE; from the coding sequence ATGAGCTCGAAGAAAAAAATCGCTGTTGCTAAGGGAGATGGGATCGGTCCGGAAATTATGGACGCCACTCTTAGAATCTTAGAAGCGGCAGGTGCGAGCATTGAACCGGTCTTTATAGATATCGGAGAACAGGTTTATAAAAAAGGTCATAGCGCAGGAATAGAACCTGCGTCTTGGGATATTCTTCGCGACACAAAAGTATTTTTTAAAGCCCCAATCACAACTCCCCAAGGAGGCGGTTACAAAAGTTTAAACGTAACCGTTCGAACCACTTTAGGGTTATTCGCTAACGTTAGACCTTGTATCTCTCTTTATCCTTACGTAGACACAAAACATCCGAAGTTAGACGTGGTTATCGTAAGAGAAAATGAAGAGGATCTTTACACAGGAATAGAACATAAACAAACTTCGGACACTGTCCAATGTTTAAAATTGATCTCAAGACCTGGGTCCGAAAAAATCATCCGTTATGCATTCGAGTACGCAAAGGCTTATGGCAGAAAAAAAGTAACCGCAATGGTAAAGGATAATATCATGAAACAATCTGACGGATTATTTCATGATGTGTTCAAAGAAATTGCAAAAGAATATCCGGATTTAGAAGCGGCAAGCGAAATCATCGATATAGGTGCGGCCCACTTAGCTGAAAGACCTCAGGCCTACGATGTAGTCGTCACATTGAATTTATATGGAGATATTATTTCGGATATAGTCGCTCAAGTTGCAGGTTCAGTCGGTATGGCAGGATCTGCAAATATAGGAGAAGTTGTCTCTATGTTCGAAGCGATTCACGGCTCTGCACCGGACATCGCAGGAAAAAATATAGCAAACCCAAGCGGGCTTATCAACGCGGCAGTTATGATGCTCGTCCATTTAGGGCAACCTGATATCGCCGCCAAGATCCAAAACGCTTGGTTACTTACTATCGAAGAAGGAATTCATACAGGCGATATTTACAAAGCAGGTGTAAGCCGAATTAAAGTAGGAACAAAAGAATTCGGAGAAGCGGTCATCGGAAATCTAGGACATCTACCTGAAAAATTTAAGCCTATCTCTTTTGGAAAAGCAAAAGCCATCCATATTCCTGAATATAAAAGAAAGGCCCTAGAAAAAGAATTAGTAGGTGTGGATGTATTCTTAGATTGGGCCCCTGGAACTTCGGAAGAGCTTGCTAAAAAACTAAGTGCCGTCTCAGGAGATCTGAAACTTAGAATGATCACTAATAGAGGGGTAAAAGTTTATCCGAATGGTGCTCCTGAAACTTTTTTAACGGATCATTGGAGATGCAGATTCGTAAATCCTGAAACTCCTGATACAGAATCAGGAGACGGCTTTCTTAAAATCCAGCCGGAACAAATTGCAAAATTATTACTTAGAATTTCAGAAGCCGGATTAGACAGTATCCAAACGGATAATTTGTATAAATTCCAGGGAAAAAGAGCGTTTTCCTTAGGCGGAGGAGAATAA
- a CDS encoding molybdopterin molybdotransferase MoeA: protein MISVQEALTLIESSASVTSSENTNLEHSLGKILREKICADRDYPPFHRATMDGFALKSEGFSEDRIYSYTRELHAGESFLLERGEEAIRIMTGAPVPEGFDLVIKIEDSEDLGISNGKKQVRFRTEKSSSFSNIAIQGEDLKQDQEILKEGTLINASVLSLLSSLGKYSIQTSKLPRVRVISTGNEIVGPGEIPKPWQIRDSNSYSIRSLLQKYGIVPLSITRAGDDSVLLEKAVQEGLDSDLLILSGGVSMGNLDLVPKILETSGVEKIFHKVRIKPGKPIWFGKKENQAVFGLPGNPFSVQVCFRIFVEAYLRKFLGLSPEKPIYLPFDGERKKKNKLTEFFPVSYETKGQTFLKEKKFNGSGDIRAGIFSDGLGVQFSETENLKEGDLLEFHPWA, encoded by the coding sequence TTGATCTCTGTCCAAGAGGCGCTAACACTCATAGAATCTTCTGCGAGTGTTACTTCTTCCGAAAATACAAACTTGGAACATTCTCTTGGTAAAATACTAAGAGAAAAAATCTGCGCTGATCGAGATTATCCCCCTTTTCATAGGGCAACTATGGATGGATTTGCCTTGAAGTCCGAAGGTTTTTCAGAAGATCGCATCTATTCTTATACAAGAGAATTACATGCAGGAGAATCTTTCCTATTGGAAAGGGGAGAAGAAGCCATTCGTATCATGACCGGTGCCCCTGTCCCGGAAGGTTTCGACCTTGTTATCAAGATAGAAGATTCCGAAGATTTAGGAATTTCTAATGGAAAGAAGCAGGTTCGCTTTCGCACGGAAAAATCCAGCTCCTTCTCCAATATAGCAATCCAAGGAGAAGATCTAAAACAAGATCAGGAAATTTTAAAGGAAGGGACTTTAATCAACGCCTCCGTTCTTTCCTTACTTTCTTCTTTGGGAAAATATTCCATCCAGACTTCCAAACTTCCAAGAGTAAGAGTGATCTCGACTGGAAATGAAATTGTTGGTCCGGGTGAAATCCCTAAACCTTGGCAGATCAGAGATTCCAATTCTTATTCTATCCGATCTTTATTACAAAAATACGGTATAGTCCCTTTATCTATTACGAGAGCCGGAGATGATTCGGTCCTTCTGGAAAAAGCAGTGCAAGAAGGTTTGGATTCGGATCTTCTCATTCTTTCCGGCGGAGTTTCTATGGGAAACTTAGACCTTGTTCCTAAAATTCTGGAAACTTCGGGAGTGGAGAAGATCTTTCATAAGGTGAGGATCAAACCTGGAAAACCGATTTGGTTCGGTAAGAAGGAAAACCAGGCAGTCTTTGGTCTACCGGGAAATCCTTTCAGCGTTCAAGTTTGTTTTAGGATCTTTGTGGAAGCATATCTAAGAAAGTTTTTAGGACTTTCTCCAGAGAAACCGATCTACTTGCCTTTTGACGGAGAAAGAAAAAAGAAAAACAAACTGACCGAGTTCTTCCCAGTTTCTTATGAGACCAAAGGCCAAACCTTTTTAAAGGAAAAGAAGTTTAACGGAAGTGGGGATATTCGAGCAGGAATTTTTTCGGATGGTCTAGGAGTCCAATTTTCGGAAACGGAAAATCTGAAAGAAGGCGATTTGTTGGAATTCCATCCATGGGCTTAA
- the moaCB gene encoding bifunctional molybdenum cofactor biosynthesis protein MoaC/MoaB has translation MNDITGKKTTLRTAQAEGFVFCKPETIIRIKENTLPKGDLFGVAKAAALLGSKKTSELIPHCHPVSIDSFQIEFEVLSDKNAVRILTTAKSIGKTGIEMEALTGVSVASLVIYDLLKPIDKELEISSIRLLEKKGGKTDAQITKFAAGSKAGILVCSDSTFQGKREDGSGKAILNLLKEHDVETIKSEILPDEPEQIRNTILEWSKLGLDLIVTTGGTGLGPRDNTPEAIKEILEQEIPGIAEAMRSFGQDRTPFAMLSRSIAGRIGKTLVVSVPGSTNGATESLQAILPAVFHAKKMMRGEGH, from the coding sequence ATGAACGATATAACCGGAAAGAAAACAACGCTTAGAACTGCTCAAGCGGAAGGTTTTGTATTCTGCAAACCGGAAACCATAATTAGGATCAAAGAAAACACTCTTCCTAAGGGGGATCTTTTCGGAGTCGCAAAGGCAGCTGCACTTCTTGGCTCCAAAAAAACTTCTGAACTTATCCCTCACTGTCATCCTGTTTCCATTGATTCTTTCCAAATCGAATTCGAAGTTCTTTCCGACAAAAACGCTGTCCGGATCTTGACCACTGCAAAATCTATCGGAAAAACAGGGATAGAAATGGAGGCTCTGACGGGCGTCAGCGTAGCTTCATTAGTGATTTATGATTTACTAAAACCTATAGACAAAGAATTGGAAATTTCCTCTATTCGCCTTTTAGAAAAGAAGGGAGGAAAAACGGATGCACAGATCACCAAATTTGCTGCAGGTTCGAAGGCGGGAATTTTAGTTTGTTCCGATTCTACGTTCCAAGGCAAACGAGAAGACGGATCTGGAAAGGCTATCTTAAATTTATTAAAAGAACATGATGTAGAAACTATTAAATCGGAAATTCTTCCGGACGAGCCGGAACAAATCCGAAATACAATATTAGAATGGTCTAAACTAGGATTAGACCTGATCGTCACTACAGGTGGAACAGGACTCGGACCTAGAGACAATACTCCGGAAGCAATCAAAGAAATATTGGAACAAGAAATCCCAGGTATCGCAGAGGCAATGAGATCCTTCGGCCAAGATCGAACCCCTTTTGCGATGTTATCCAGATCTATTGCAGGTAGGATAGGCAAAACATTAGTGGTGTCAGTTCCAGGAAGTACGAACGGTGCCACGGAAAGTTTACAAGCCATTCTTCCTGCGGTATTCCATGCAAAAAAAATGATGAGAGGAGAAGGGCATTGA
- the cobA gene encoding uroporphyrinogen-III C-methyltransferase, with protein sequence MDSFTGKVYLVGAGPGNPDLLTVRAVKLLRKADVVLYDDLVSAGVLKYCKKSAVLEYVGKRIGQHSCLQTEINRKLGEYAKQYSNIVRLKGGDPSIYGRAGEEIEHLASLGIECEILAGVTTASGAASSLGIPLTHREYAREILFLSGHKKTGKNPESFEELNLEGKTVLVYMGLNSLESIRENLLESGNSGSTPMAFIENATLPTQRLVLANLDTCLDKAEEFQIKTPALLIFGQIVNFYTELQRLKEEGRISYC encoded by the coding sequence ATGGATTCTTTTACGGGAAAAGTATATTTAGTAGGTGCAGGTCCGGGAAATCCGGACCTTCTCACAGTTCGTGCAGTAAAACTTTTAAGAAAGGCAGATGTTGTTCTTTACGACGATCTTGTATCAGCAGGAGTTTTGAAATATTGTAAAAAGTCCGCGGTCTTGGAATATGTAGGCAAGAGGATCGGACAACATAGTTGTCTCCAAACCGAGATCAATCGAAAATTAGGAGAATATGCTAAACAATATTCTAATATAGTTCGTTTGAAGGGAGGAGATCCTTCTATTTACGGAAGAGCAGGAGAGGAAATAGAACATCTCGCATCCTTAGGAATTGAATGTGAAATTTTAGCAGGAGTGACCACAGCTTCCGGAGCCGCTTCCAGTTTGGGAATTCCACTCACTCATAGAGAATACGCGAGAGAAATACTATTCTTATCCGGCCATAAGAAGACCGGCAAAAATCCGGAAAGTTTTGAAGAACTGAACTTAGAAGGTAAAACAGTTTTGGTTTATATGGGGCTGAACAGTTTGGAAAGTATCAGGGAGAATTTATTGGAATCCGGAAATTCTGGCTCTACTCCTATGGCATTTATAGAAAATGCGACCCTTCCTACCCAGAGGTTAGTTTTAGCAAATCTGGATACCTGTCTGGACAAAGCGGAAGAATTCCAGATCAAAACGCCTGCACTTTTGATCTTCGGGCAAATCGTGAATTTTTATACAGAGCTACAAAGGTTAAAAGAAGAAGGTAGGATCTCCTACTGTTAG
- the nirD gene encoding nitrite reductase small subunit NirD, translating into MNTTAKEPVWIPVSTVSEFPEDGGVCAKVYGEQIAIFHFSSRNEWFACENKCPHTGDMVLSRGMIGDSQGEPKVACPMHKKSFSLKTGACMSGEEYSIKTYPVHIEDGTVYIGIESPGTQG; encoded by the coding sequence ATGAACACAACCGCAAAAGAACCTGTTTGGATACCTGTTAGCACAGTAAGTGAATTTCCGGAAGATGGAGGAGTATGTGCTAAAGTTTACGGAGAACAAATCGCGATCTTTCATTTCAGTTCTAGAAACGAGTGGTTTGCCTGCGAGAACAAATGTCCTCATACGGGGGATATGGTTTTATCGAGAGGAATGATAGGCGATTCTCAAGGAGAACCTAAGGTCGCATGTCCTATGCATAAAAAATCATTCTCTCTTAAAACAGGAGCTTGTATGAGCGGAGAAGAATACTCAATAAAAACGTATCCAGTTCATATCGAGGATGGAACCGTTTATATCGGGATCGAAAGCCCAGGAACTCAGGGTTAA
- the nirB gene encoding nitrite reductase large subunit NirB, translating into MKRKLVILGNGMVGHRFAEKIAEYGGTEKFEVTILGEEPRRAYDRVHLSEYFTNRSADSLYLSPSDWYRTNGIRLLLSEPAISVDTVSRKVITSAGTELPFDELVLATGSSAFVPNFEGVDKQGVFVYRTIEDLEKIMSYAKQVSKVAVLGGGLLGLEAAKAVLDMGKESHVVEFASRLMPRQLDEAASSVLKSKIESLGVRIHLNKETKQALGDSSFQGLDFVDGSVLEVEMLIVSAGIRPRDELAKNSGIEVGQRGGILVDDELRTNVYGVYAIGEVALHKGMIYGLVAPGYEMAEILAYNLCSPGQKTKSYAGSDLSTKLKLIGVDVASFGDALGQTEHLPIAYTNPRTGVYKKLVLSADGKKLKGGILVGDADAYSNLLTLYLNNVELPDEPESLIVGTPSEEGSAFGSLPDDAKICSCNNVSKGDLLGAIRSGACSDLKGLKECTKSGTGCGGCIPQMNSILKEELRAQGKVVTEHVCEHFKYSRQELFQIAKVKGIRSFEEMIRTHGMGNGCEVCKPAVASIIASIYNEPIQKYREIQDTNDKYLANIQRGGTYSVVPRIPGGEITPDKLIVIGQIAKKYDLYCKITGGQRIDLLGAKMEQLPDIWKDLVEEGFESGHAYGKAMRTVKSCVGSTWCRYGVQDSTAFAIRIEERYRGIRAPHKLKSAVSGCIRECAEARGKDFGIIATEKGWNLYVGGNGGVNPKHAILLAADLDEETCVKYIDRFMMFYIRTADKLVRTSAWLEQLEGGIEYLKDVIINDRLGINKSLEEEMNNLVGTYVCEWKDVVDDPEKQKKYKHFINSEDSDPTVRFIEERGQKRPVDWPKKELVSN; encoded by the coding sequence ATGAAACGGAAGTTAGTAATTCTTGGAAATGGAATGGTGGGTCATAGATTCGCCGAAAAAATCGCAGAATATGGTGGAACAGAAAAATTTGAAGTAACTATTTTAGGAGAAGAACCTAGAAGAGCTTATGATCGTGTTCATCTTTCCGAATATTTCACGAATAGATCCGCAGATTCTCTCTATCTTTCTCCTTCCGATTGGTATAGGACCAATGGTATCCGATTATTACTCTCGGAACCTGCGATCTCTGTAGACACAGTTTCCAGAAAGGTAATCACTTCTGCCGGAACTGAATTACCTTTTGATGAGTTAGTTCTTGCTACCGGTTCTTCTGCTTTTGTTCCGAATTTCGAAGGCGTGGATAAACAAGGTGTCTTCGTTTATCGCACGATTGAAGATCTAGAAAAGATCATGTCTTACGCTAAACAAGTTTCCAAAGTAGCAGTACTTGGTGGGGGCTTATTAGGTTTAGAAGCTGCTAAAGCAGTCTTAGACATGGGAAAAGAAAGTCATGTAGTAGAATTCGCTTCTCGTTTAATGCCTAGACAATTAGACGAGGCCGCTTCTTCCGTTCTAAAATCAAAGATCGAATCCTTAGGCGTTCGTATTCATTTAAATAAAGAAACAAAACAAGCATTAGGCGATTCAAGCTTTCAAGGGCTGGATTTCGTAGATGGTTCCGTTTTAGAAGTGGAGATGTTGATTGTCTCCGCAGGTATCCGACCCAGAGATGAACTGGCAAAAAATTCTGGAATAGAGGTCGGACAAAGAGGCGGGATCCTTGTAGATGATGAGTTAAGGACTAATGTTTACGGAGTGTACGCAATCGGAGAAGTTGCCCTCCATAAAGGAATGATCTATGGTCTTGTCGCTCCAGGTTACGAAATGGCGGAAATACTCGCTTATAATCTTTGTAGCCCTGGACAAAAAACAAAGTCTTACGCAGGTTCCGATCTTTCTACAAAATTAAAATTGATCGGAGTAGATGTTGCTTCTTTCGGAGACGCGTTAGGCCAAACGGAACATCTTCCTATCGCTTATACGAATCCTCGCACTGGCGTTTATAAAAAATTAGTACTTTCTGCGGATGGCAAAAAACTGAAAGGGGGAATCCTTGTTGGAGATGCGGATGCATACTCCAATCTTCTTACCCTCTATTTAAATAATGTAGAACTTCCTGACGAACCTGAGTCTTTGATTGTAGGAACTCCATCAGAAGAAGGTTCGGCATTCGGTTCACTTCCAGATGATGCTAAGATCTGTTCTTGCAATAATGTTTCTAAAGGAGATCTTTTAGGTGCGATCCGTTCAGGTGCTTGTTCTGATCTGAAAGGTTTAAAGGAATGTACTAAGTCCGGAACCGGCTGTGGTGGTTGTATTCCTCAGATGAATTCCATCCTGAAAGAGGAACTTCGTGCGCAAGGCAAAGTTGTCACGGAACATGTCTGCGAACATTTTAAATATTCCAGACAAGAATTATTCCAGATCGCAAAAGTTAAAGGGATCCGAAGCTTCGAAGAAATGATCCGCACTCATGGAATGGGGAACGGTTGCGAGGTTTGTAAACCTGCTGTAGCTTCTATCATCGCGAGTATCTATAACGAGCCGATCCAAAAGTATAGAGAGATCCAAGACACCAATGATAAGTATTTAGCTAATATCCAAAGAGGTGGAACTTACTCTGTCGTTCCTCGTATTCCCGGTGGAGAGATCACTCCGGATAAATTAATCGTGATAGGTCAGATTGCGAAGAAGTACGATCTTTACTGCAAGATCACCGGTGGCCAAAGGATAGATTTGTTAGGTGCGAAAATGGAACAACTTCCCGACATCTGGAAAGATCTAGTAGAAGAAGGTTTCGAAAGCGGACATGCTTATGGTAAAGCGATGCGAACCGTAAAAAGTTGCGTGGGTTCTACTTGGTGCAGATACGGAGTGCAAGACAGTACTGCATTCGCAATCCGAATTGAAGAAAGATATAGAGGGATCAGAGCTCCTCATAAATTAAAATCTGCAGTCTCAGGTTGTATCAGAGAATGTGCGGAAGCAAGAGGCAAAGACTTCGGAATTATCGCCACTGAAAAAGGCTGGAACCTTTATGTTGGTGGAAACGGAGGTGTGAATCCTAAACACGCAATCCTTCTCGCTGCTGATTTAGACGAAGAGACCTGCGTTAAATACATTGATAGGTTCATGATGTTCTATATCAGAACAGCGGATAAACTCGTCAGAACTTCTGCATGGTTGGAACAACTGGAAGGCGGGATAGAATATCTGAAAGATGTGATCATCAACGACAGACTTGGTATTAACAAATCCTTGGAAGAAGAGATGAATAATCTTGTCGGGACCTATGTTTGCGAATGGAAAGACGTAGTCGATGATCCGGAAAAACAAAAGAAATATAAACATTTCATAAACAGCGAAGATTCCGATCCTACAGTTCGTTTCATCGAAGAAAGAGGACAAAAACGTCCTGTCGATTGGCCTAAAAAAGAATTGGTTTCGAACTAG
- a CDS encoding nitrate/nitrite transporter, which yields MKKFREFVSIGHFPSLVSSFLYFDFSFMVWMLLAALGVFISEEFKLGPAQKGMLVSVPLLGGTLLRIPLGLLSDRYGSKIVGLCGMGVTMITLLLGWKFANTLPEVILVGLLLGTAGASFAVALPLASRWYPKEYQGLVMGIAGAGNSGSVIATFFAPDLARNFGWHAVFGLALIPLAFAFVFFLIFAKDCPGTISKKPLKQYLVPIKSRDALFFCLLYSVTFGGFVGIASFLPIFFHDQYGVDKVTTGLYTSYCILGASLVRPIGGYLSDKFGGVTVLLGVFAGVASCLIAISWLPAVGVILPIFITLMIFLGLGNGSVFQLVPLRFSKEIGIITGFIGAFGGLGGFFVPNLLGSLKAISGTFSIGFVVLSVVVALSAFLLFMMNTYVWERNRKNESLELESA from the coding sequence ATGAAAAAATTTCGTGAATTCGTATCTATCGGTCACTTTCCATCGCTCGTGAGCTCCTTTCTGTACTTTGACTTCAGCTTCATGGTATGGATGCTGCTTGCTGCTTTAGGCGTTTTTATTTCAGAAGAATTCAAACTAGGCCCTGCTCAAAAGGGTATGTTGGTTTCCGTTCCTCTATTAGGAGGAACATTATTGAGAATCCCTTTAGGGTTACTTTCTGATCGTTATGGATCTAAGATCGTCGGCCTTTGCGGAATGGGTGTGACAATGATCACCCTGTTATTGGGTTGGAAATTTGCGAACACTCTTCCTGAAGTAATTCTTGTTGGATTATTATTGGGAACAGCTGGAGCAAGTTTCGCAGTAGCTCTTCCTTTAGCTAGTAGATGGTATCCTAAAGAATACCAAGGCTTAGTAATGGGTATCGCAGGTGCTGGTAACAGTGGATCTGTGATCGCTACGTTCTTTGCTCCCGATCTTGCAAGAAACTTCGGATGGCATGCTGTTTTCGGTCTTGCTCTTATTCCTTTAGCTTTTGCTTTCGTATTCTTCTTAATCTTTGCGAAAGATTGTCCTGGAACAATTTCCAAAAAACCTTTAAAACAATATTTAGTACCAATCAAATCCAGAGACGCTTTATTCTTCTGTTTGCTATATAGCGTAACGTTCGGCGGATTCGTAGGTATAGCAAGTTTTCTTCCTATCTTCTTCCATGACCAATATGGTGTGGATAAGGTTACTACTGGATTATACACATCTTATTGTATCTTAGGTGCAAGTTTGGTTCGCCCCATAGGCGGATATCTTTCCGATAAATTCGGCGGGGTTACTGTTTTATTAGGAGTATTCGCAGGAGTCGCTTCTTGTCTGATCGCAATCTCTTGGCTCCCCGCAGTAGGAGTTATACTTCCTATCTTCATCACTTTAATGATCTTCTTAGGTTTAGGGAATGGTTCCGTATTCCAACTTGTTCCTCTTAGATTCAGTAAAGAGATCGGGATCATTACAGGATTTATCGGAGCATTCGGAGGTCTGGGAGGATTTTTCGTACCAAATCTATTAGGAAGTTTGAAAGCGATTTCCGGAACCTTCTCCATTGGATTCGTAGTCTTGTCCGTGGTAGTTGCGTTATCCGCCTTCCTTCTATTCATGATGAACACGTATGTTTGGGAAAGAAATAGAAAAAACGAATCCTTAGAGTTGGAGTCGGCTTAA